In the genome of Triticum urartu cultivar G1812 chromosome 5, Tu2.1, whole genome shotgun sequence, one region contains:
- the LOC125507218 gene encoding eukaryotic translation initiation factor 3 subunit G-like: MAQDASARAAAINFWKDPNAESCCICGEEDAGEKHGELSCPYDYLVSSAGYVPCRARLAAGRDDRDAPSGHRAFLRRFVRVTNLPERCRRPARIAELFARFGPLRMWHVAMDAPAVCKGFACVVFERREDAEKAIDELNCYCFGGHSLRIDWFYPSA, from the coding sequence ATGGCACAGGACGCGAGCGCGCGCGCTGCGGCGATCAACTTCTGGAAGGACCCGAACGCCGAGTCGTGCTGCATCTGCGGGGAAGAGGACGCGGGGGAGAAGCACGGCGAGCTCTCCTGCCCCTACGACTACCTGGTGTCCTCGGCCGGGTACGTGCCCTGCAGGGCGCGGCTCGCCGCGGGGAGGGACGACAGGGACGCGCCGTCCGGCCACCGCGCGTTCCTGCGCCGCTTCGTGCGCGTCACCAACCTGCCGGAGCGCTGCCGGCGCCCGGCTCGCATAGCGGAGCTCTTCGCCCGGTTCGGGCCCCTGAGGATGTGGCACGTCGCAATGGACGCCCCCGCGGTGTGCAAGGGCTTCGCATGCGTGGTCTTCGAGCGCCGGGAGGATGCCGAGAAGGCCATTGACGAGCTCAACTGCTATTGCTTTGGCGGCCACAGCTTGCGAATAGACTGGTTTTATCCCAGCGCCTAA